AAAACTTAGTAGAAAAATATGGGATAACAAGAGAAGAACAAGATGAATTTGCATTGATTAGCCAACAAAGAGCAGAAAAAGCAATAAAAGAAGGGAAATTCAAAGAAGAAATAGTACCAATAGAAATAAAAACAAAAAAAGAAACAAAAATATTTGACACAGATGAATATCCAAGATTTGGAACAACAAAAGAAACATTAGCAAAATTAAGACCAGCATTCAAAAAAGATGGAACAGTAACAGCAGGTAACTCATCAGGAATAAATGACGGAGCAAGTGCAATGATAATAGCATCAGAAAGTGCTGTAAAAAAATATGGATTAAAACCATTAGCAGAAATAGTAGCGTATGAACAAGGTGGAGTAGATCCAAGTATAATGGGAATAGGGCCAGTAGCAGCAATAACAAATATAATAGAAAAGAAAGGGATAAAACTTGAAGAAATGGAATTACTAGAATTAAACGAAGCATTTGCAGCACAATCATTAGCAGTAATAAAAGAATTAAGTGAAAAATATGGATTAAGCAAAGAATGGTTTATGGAAAGAACAAATGTAAATGGAGGAGCAATAGCGTTAGGGCATCCAATAGGTGCATCAGGAAATAGAATAGTAATAACATTATTATATGAA
This DNA window, taken from Marinitoga sp. 38H-ov, encodes the following:
- a CDS encoding acetyl-CoA C-acyltransferase is translated as NLVEKYGITREEQDEFALISQQRAEKAIKEGKFKEEIVPIEIKTKKETKIFDTDEYPRFGTTKETLAKLRPAFKKDGTVTAGNSSGINDGASAMIIASESAVKKYGLKPLAEIVAYEQGGVDPSIMGIGPVAAITNIIEKKGIKLEEMELLELNEAFAAQSLAVIKELSEKYGLSKEWFMERTNVNGGAIALGHPIGASGNRIVITLLYEMKKRNLEYGLASLCIGGGMGTAIVIKNL